One genomic segment of Equus quagga isolate Etosha38 chromosome 20, UCLA_HA_Equagga_1.0, whole genome shotgun sequence includes these proteins:
- the CHGA gene encoding chromogranin-A — translation MRSAAVLALLLCAGQVIALPVNSPMDTGDTEVMKCIVEVISDTLSKPSPVPVSQECFETLRGDERILSILRHQNLLKELQDLALQGAKERAPQQKHSRLEDELAEVLEKQNHQAELKEVTEEALSEDAAEPRGDSKEVEKNGEDADGARPQAALEPEQESRVEDAQAPGEEKEAINTHSPTRLPSQKHPDPQAEGDSDSPSQGLVDREKGLGAERGQQAKREEEEEEDGEKADAEEEGPTAAVNPHPSLSYKIRKGESWSEALAVDGARKTGAEEAQPPEGQGEREHSRQEEEEKEETVGASRGLFRGGKSRELEQEEEQERLSKEWEDAKRWSKMDQLAKELTAEKRLEGEDEEEDDPDRSMKLSFRARAYGFRGPGLQLRRGWRPSSREDSIEAGLPPPVRGYPEEKKEEEGSANRRPEDQELESLSAIEAELEKVAHQLQALRRG, via the exons ATGCGCTCCGCCGCTGTCCTGGCGCTTCTGCTCTGCGCTGGGCAAG tcATTGCCCTCCCTGTGAACAGCCCTATGGATACAGGGGATACTGAG GTGATGAAGTGCATCGTTGAGGTCATCTCGGACACGCTCTCCaagcccagccctgtgcctgtCAGCCAGGAGTGTTTCGAGACCCTGCGAGGAG ATGAACGGATCCTGTCAATCCTGCGACATCAGAATCTGCTGAAAGAGCTCCAAGACCTCGCACTCCAAG GTGCCAAGGAGAGGGCGCCTCAGCAGAAGCACAGCCGGCTTGAGGACGAACTCGCAGAGGTTCTCGAGAAGCAGAACCACCAGGCTGAGCTGAAGG AGGTGACAGAAGAGGCGCTCTCTGAGGATGCTGCAGAGCCAAGAGGGGATTCTAAAGAGGTGGAGAAGAATGGGGAAGATGCGGATGGAGCCAGGCCCCAGGCCGCCCTGGAGCCCGAGCAGGAGTCCAGGGTTGAGGAtgcccaggccccaggggaggaaaaggaggccaTCAACACCCACTCCCCAACCCGCCTCCCCAGCCAGAAACACCCAGACCCACAGGCTGAAGGGGACAGCGACAGCCCCTCCCAGGGTCTGGTGGACAGAGAGAAGGGCCTGGGTGCAGAGCGAGGGCAGCaggcaaagagagaagaggaggaggaggaggatggagagaaggctGACGCTGAGGAGGAAGGCCCCACCGCAGCAGTTAACCCCCACCCGAGCCTCAGCTATAAGATCCGGAAGGGAGAGA GTTGGTCCGAGGCTCTGGCCGTGGATGGAGCCAGGAAGACTGGGGCTGAGGAGGCTCAGCCCCCCGAGGGGCAGGGGGAGCGGGAGCACTCccggcaggaggaagaggagaaggaggagacgGTGGGGGCCTCTCGAGGCCTCTTCCGGGGCGGGAAGAGCAgggagctggagcaggaggaggagcaggagcggCTCTCCAAGGAGTGGGAGGATGCCAAGCGGTGGAGCAAGATGGACCAGCTGGCCAAGGAGCTGACGGCCGAGAAGCGGCTGGAGggggaggacgaggaggaggacgACCCTGACCGCTCCATGAAGCTCTCCTTCCGGGCCCGGGCCTACGGCTTCAGGGGCCCCGGGCTGCAGCTGCGCCGAGGCTGGAGGCCGTCCTCCCGGGAGGACAGCATCGAGGCGGGCCTGCCCCCGCCAGTGCGCGGCTACccggaggagaagaaagaggaggaaggcagcgCCAACCGCAGACCAGAG